The Hypanus sabinus isolate sHypSab1 chromosome 31, sHypSab1.hap1, whole genome shotgun sequence genome window below encodes:
- the LOC132383651 gene encoding late histone H2A.L3-like, which translates to MSGRGKGGAGKARSKAKSRSSRAGLQFPVGRVHRLLRKGNYAERVGAGAPVYLAAVLEYLTAEILELAGNAARDNKKTRIIPRHLQLAVRNDEELNKLLGGVTIAQGGVLPNIQAVLLPKKTGAASK; encoded by the coding sequence ATGTCTGGACGTGGAAAAGGCGGCGCTGGCAAAGCTCGGTCCAAGGCCAAATCTCGCTCGTCCCGGGCTGGACTGCAGTTCCCGGTCGGCCGGGTTCACAGACTCCTGAGAAAGGGCAACTATGCTGAGCGGGTGGGTGCCGGAGCCCCGGTCTAtctggctgctgtgctcgagTATCTGACGGCCGAAATCCTCGAATTGGCCGGCAACGCGGCCCGGGACAATAAGAAGACCCGCATCATCCCCCGGCACCTGCAGCTGGCCGTCCGCAACGACGAGGAGCTGAACAAGCTGCTGGGAGGGGTGACTATCGCTCAGGGCGGTGTGTTACCCAACATCCAGGCCGTCCTGTTGCCCAAGAAAACCGGCGCTGCCAGTAAGTGA
- the LOC132383652 gene encoding histone H2B 1/2-like: MPDPPKPAPKKGAKKALSKPASKSGKKRKRTRKESYAIYIYKVMKQVHPDTGISSKAMSIMNSFVNDIFERIAGEASRLAHYNKRSTISSREIQTAVRLLLPGELAKHAVSEGTKAVTKYTSSK; the protein is encoded by the coding sequence ATGCCTGATCCACCGAAACCCGCTCCCAAGAAGGGCGCCAAGAAAGCTCTGTCCAAACCGGCGAGCAAGTCTGGCAAGAAGCGCAAGAGGACGAGGAAGGAGAGTTACGCCATTTACATCtacaaagtgatgaagcaggttcaccccgacaccggcatctcctccaaggccatgagCATCATGAATTCATTCGTGAACGATATTTTCGAGCGCATCGCGGGTGAGGCTTCCCGCCTGGCCCATTACAACAagcggtccaccatcagctcccgggagatccagaccgccgtgcgcctgctgctgcccggggagctggccaagcacgccgtgtccgaagggacaaaggcggtgaccaagtacaccagctccaaGTGA